A window of Roseovarius sp. THAF27 contains these coding sequences:
- a CDS encoding energy transducer TonB, whose amino-acid sequence MRLDTGQIISGVAHTGLIVVAIFGGAFQSEPLPFEITEVTAISEEEYAAMVAEPSPDAVANVDTPEPPEEGQAPELSSEADAAPEQDQPEVTETAEPDPVPEAVEPEPIPVPEAEIADAPQEPTPPQEDTAVLAPEQSERPQPRPAPRVAPEAVEQPEPDVEIADVDQQAPEPAEQAEEPEPEQEETARQEATTEIVTEAEEVASAAPTRSVRPRTRPEQPTPAAQPDPDPEPRDEPAQQADPEPAAEPETQEATSPDSSAVNDALAEALGSDPEPQGTPQGPPLTAGEKDGLRVAVQQCWNVGSLSSEALATTVTVAVSMSEDGRPITNSIRMIGSEGGSNSSAQQAFEAARRAIIRCGASGYDLPVEKFATWRDIEMTFNPENMRIR is encoded by the coding sequence ATGCGGCTGGACACCGGGCAGATCATTTCCGGTGTGGCTCATACGGGCCTGATCGTCGTTGCCATTTTCGGCGGGGCGTTCCAGTCCGAGCCGTTGCCGTTCGAGATCACCGAGGTGACGGCCATCTCGGAAGAGGAATACGCGGCGATGGTCGCCGAGCCGTCGCCGGATGCGGTGGCCAATGTCGATACGCCCGAGCCGCCCGAGGAGGGACAGGCCCCCGAGCTGTCGTCCGAGGCCGACGCCGCGCCCGAGCAGGACCAGCCCGAGGTGACGGAAACCGCCGAGCCGGACCCGGTGCCCGAGGCCGTCGAGCCCGAGCCGATCCCCGTGCCCGAGGCCGAGATCGCCGACGCTCCGCAGGAGCCGACGCCGCCGCAGGAAGACACCGCCGTGCTGGCGCCCGAGCAGTCCGAACGCCCGCAGCCCCGGCCCGCGCCACGCGTAGCACCCGAGGCGGTGGAGCAACCGGAACCGGATGTCGAAATCGCCGACGTCGACCAGCAGGCGCCCGAGCCTGCCGAGCAGGCCGAGGAGCCCGAGCCGGAGCAGGAGGAAACCGCGCGGCAGGAGGCCACAACCGAGATCGTGACCGAAGCCGAGGAGGTGGCATCCGCCGCGCCGACACGCTCGGTGCGCCCGCGCACGCGGCCCGAGCAGCCGACCCCGGCGGCCCAGCCGGACCCGGATCCCGAGCCGCGCGACGAACCGGCGCAGCAGGCCGACCCGGAACCGGCGGCGGAGCCCGAGACGCAAGAGGCCACCAGCCCCGACAGTTCGGCGGTGAACGACGCGTTGGCCGAGGCGCTGGGCAGCGACCCTGAACCGCAGGGCACGCCGCAAGGCCCGCCGCTGACGGCAGGCGAAAAGGACGGGTTGCGCGTGGCGGTGCAGCAGTGCTGGAACGTCGGCTCGCTGAGTTCCGAGGCGCTGGCCACCACGGTGACGGTGGCGGTGTCGATGTCGGAGGATGGCCGTCCGATCACCAACTCGATCCGCATGATCGGTAGCGAGGGTGGCAGCAACTCCTCTGCGCAGCAGGCCTTCGAGGCGGCGCGGCGGGCGATCATTCGGTGTGGAGCGAGCGGGTACGATCTGCCTGTCGAGAAATTCGCCACGTGGCGTGACATCGAAATGACATTCAACCCGGAGAACATGCGGATCAGATGA
- the ruvB gene encoding Holliday junction branch migration DNA helicase RuvB, translated as MTEPDPTLRPEALPEDVDRALRPQALADFIGQAEARANLKVFIQSARQRGEAMDHTLFHGPPGLGKTTLAQIMARELGVGFRMTSGPVLAKAGDLAAILTNLEANDVLFIDEIHRLNPAVEEVLYPAMEDFELDLVIGEGPAARTVRIELQPFTLVGATTRLGLLTTPLRDRFGIPTRLQFYTEDELHEIVTRNAQKLGVPAEAQGAREIARRARGTPRVAGRLLRRVVDFAVVEGDGRITQGLADSALTRLGVDGLGLDGADRRYLRLIAEAYQGGPVGIETLSAALSESRDALEEVIEPFLLQQGLIQRTPRGRMLAQRAWAHLGMAAPRAAGSGDLFGK; from the coding sequence ATGACCGAGCCTGACCCGACCTTGCGCCCCGAGGCGCTGCCCGAGGATGTGGACCGCGCGCTCAGGCCGCAGGCGCTGGCGGATTTCATCGGGCAGGCGGAGGCACGCGCCAACCTGAAGGTGTTCATCCAGTCGGCCCGGCAGCGGGGCGAGGCGATGGATCATACGCTGTTTCACGGCCCCCCCGGCCTGGGCAAGACGACGCTGGCGCAGATCATGGCGCGCGAGCTTGGCGTGGGGTTTCGCATGACCTCCGGCCCGGTGCTGGCCAAGGCGGGCGACCTGGCGGCGATTCTGACCAACCTCGAGGCCAATGACGTTCTCTTTATCGACGAGATCCACCGGCTGAATCCGGCTGTGGAAGAGGTGCTGTATCCGGCGATGGAGGATTTCGAGCTGGACCTGGTGATCGGCGAAGGCCCGGCGGCGCGGACGGTGCGGATCGAGCTGCAGCCCTTCACGCTGGTGGGGGCGACGACGCGGCTGGGCCTGCTGACGACGCCCTTGCGGGATCGGTTCGGGATCCCCACGCGGTTGCAATTCTATACCGAGGACGAGTTGCACGAGATCGTGACGCGCAACGCGCAGAAGCTGGGCGTTCCGGCAGAGGCGCAGGGCGCGCGGGAGATCGCGCGGCGGGCGCGGGGCACGCCACGGGTGGCGGGGCGGCTCTTGCGGCGCGTGGTGGATTTCGCCGTGGTCGAGGGCGACGGGCGGATTACGCAAGGCCTGGCGGACAGCGCGCTGACCCGGCTGGGCGTGGATGGTTTGGGCCTTGACGGGGCCGACCGGCGGTATTTGCGGCTCATTGCCGAGGCCTACCAGGGCGGGCCGGTGGGGATCGAGACGCTGAGCGCGGCACTGAGCGAGAGCCGAGACGCGCTGGAAGAGGTGATCGAGCCGTTCCTGCTGCAGCAGGGGCTTATCCAGCGCACCCCGCGGGGGCGGATGCTGGCGCAACGCGCCTGGGCGCATCTGGGGATGGCGGCGCCGAGGGCGGCGGGGTCGGGCGATTTGTTCGGCAAGTAG
- the tolB gene encoding Tol-Pal system beta propeller repeat protein TolB, whose product MRVILALVAILAGLAAPVMAQDERSGPLRIEITEGVIEPLPFAVPNFVAESAQAQEMAANITRVIAADLTGTGLFREIPQDAHIARVTAFSSPVQFADWKAINAQALIVGGVSVDDSGKVVVKFRLYDVFAGQQMGDGLQFVGTTDGWRRIAHKVSDQVYAQLTGEDPYFDSRVVFVSETGPKDARQKRLAIMDYDGANVTYLTDSASIVLAPRFSPGGDRVLYTSYESGFPKIYVLDVATAGRNVLNAADGEMSFAPRFAPNGQTIVYSLTTGGNTDLYQLNIGSGQTSRLTTTPSIETAPSFSPDGSKIVFESDRSGTPQLYVMPAGGGEATRISFGQGRYGTPVWSPRGDLIAFTKQSKGRFHIGVMRTDGSEERLLTASFLDEGPTWAPNGRVIMFARETQGAQGTSSLWSVDITGRNLKQVRTDTGASDPSWGPLQN is encoded by the coding sequence ATGAGAGTAATTCTGGCCCTTGTGGCGATCCTTGCAGGCCTTGCGGCGCCGGTGATGGCGCAGGACGAGCGCAGCGGACCGCTGAGGATCGAGATCACCGAGGGTGTGATCGAGCCATTGCCCTTTGCCGTGCCGAATTTCGTGGCCGAGAGCGCACAGGCGCAGGAGATGGCCGCCAATATCACGCGGGTCATCGCCGCCGACCTGACCGGCACGGGCCTGTTTCGCGAGATCCCGCAGGACGCGCATATCGCGCGAGTCACGGCGTTTTCCAGCCCGGTTCAATTCGCCGACTGGAAGGCGATCAACGCGCAGGCGCTGATCGTGGGCGGCGTCAGCGTGGACGACAGCGGCAAGGTCGTCGTGAAGTTCCGGCTCTATGACGTGTTCGCGGGGCAGCAGATGGGCGATGGCCTGCAATTCGTGGGCACCACCGATGGCTGGCGGCGCATCGCGCACAAGGTCTCGGACCAGGTTTACGCGCAGCTGACCGGCGAGGACCCGTATTTCGACAGCCGCGTCGTCTTCGTGTCGGAAACCGGCCCCAAGGACGCGCGGCAGAAGCGGCTGGCGATCATGGATTACGATGGCGCCAACGTGACCTACCTGACCGACAGCGCCTCGATCGTGCTGGCGCCGCGGTTTTCGCCGGGCGGGGACCGGGTGCTGTATACCAGCTATGAGAGCGGCTTTCCCAAGATCTACGTGCTGGACGTGGCGACGGCGGGGCGCAACGTGCTGAACGCCGCCGATGGCGAGATGAGTTTCGCGCCGCGCTTTGCGCCCAACGGGCAGACCATCGTCTACAGCCTGACCACGGGCGGCAATACCGACCTTTATCAGCTGAACATCGGCAGCGGGCAGACCTCGCGCCTGACCACGACGCCGTCGATCGAGACCGCGCCCAGCTTCAGCCCCGACGGTAGCAAGATCGTGTTCGAATCCGACCGCTCGGGCACGCCGCAGCTCTACGTGATGCCTGCGGGCGGCGGCGAGGCGACGCGGATCAGTTTTGGCCAGGGCCGCTATGGCACGCCGGTGTGGTCGCCGCGCGGCGACCTGATCGCCTTTACCAAGCAATCCAAAGGCCGGTTCCATATCGGCGTGATGCGCACCGACGGCAGCGAGGAACGCCTGCTGACCGCGTCCTTCCTGGACGAGGGGCCGACATGGGCGCCCAATGGCCGGGTGATCATGTTTGCTCGCGAAACCCAAGGCGCGCAGGGCACGTCGAGCCTGTGGTCGGTGGACATCACCGGGCGCAACCTCAAGCAGGTGCGCACCGACACCGGCGCCTCGGATCCGTCCTGGGGGCCGTTGCAGAACTGA
- a CDS encoding DUF1127 domain-containing protein — translation MAAIDNTRSVHHGAHFGSIFARILATVSAWNDARVTRNALSRLSDRELDDIGLSRGDIERAIR, via the coding sequence ATGGCTGCAATCGACAACACCCGCAGCGTGCACCACGGCGCCCATTTCGGCTCCATCTTCGCGCGCATTCTCGCCACCGTTTCCGCTTGGAACGACGCCCGCGTCACCCGCAACGCGCTCAGCCGCCTGAGCGACCGCGAACTGGACGATATCGGCCTGTCGCGCGGCGACATCGAACGCGCGATCCGCTAA
- the pal gene encoding peptidoglycan-associated lipoprotein Pal, translating to MRHLSKALIVVAGLAVSACSNPDRFGDQYADGTGAGGVGAGAVAGTAQDPQSPLYFQQTIGDRVLFAVDQSTLSPTATATLDGQAQWLATNVEYNAIIEGHADEQGTRQYNIALGARRANAVQEYLISRGVSPARLKVISYGKERPLEICSEESCYAKNRRAVTVISAVPAS from the coding sequence ATGAGACATCTGAGCAAGGCATTGATCGTGGTGGCGGGACTGGCGGTAAGCGCGTGCAGCAACCCCGACCGGTTCGGCGACCAATATGCCGACGGCACGGGCGCCGGCGGCGTCGGGGCCGGCGCTGTGGCCGGAACCGCGCAGGATCCGCAATCGCCGCTTTACTTCCAGCAGACGATCGGCGACCGGGTGCTGTTCGCGGTGGACCAGTCCACCCTGTCGCCCACGGCGACGGCGACGCTGGACGGGCAGGCGCAATGGCTGGCCACCAACGTGGAATACAACGCCATCATCGAAGGCCACGCCGACGAGCAGGGCACGCGGCAATACAACATCGCGCTGGGCGCACGCCGCGCCAACGCGGTGCAGGAATACCTGATCTCGAGGGGCGTCAGCCCGGCGCGGCTGAAGGTCATCAGCTATGGCAAGGAACGCCCGCTGGAGATTTGCAGCGAGGAATCGTGCTATGCCAAGAACCGCCGCGCCGTGACGGTGATCTCGGCCGTGCCGGCAAGCTGA
- the ybgC gene encoding tol-pal system-associated acyl-CoA thioesterase: protein MAHSFPIRVYYEDTDMAGIVYYANYLRYIERARSDWVRGLGIDQNAMRRDDGVVFAVRRVEADYHHPAKFDDELEVRTSVVTVTGARLVMEQKVLRGEELVFSAQVTIVCINDTGHPARLPANIRLMLH from the coding sequence ATGGCCCATTCCTTTCCCATCCGCGTTTATTACGAAGATACCGACATGGCCGGGATCGTCTATTATGCCAATTACCTCAGGTACATAGAGCGGGCGCGCAGCGACTGGGTGCGGGGGCTGGGGATCGACCAGAACGCGATGCGGCGCGACGATGGCGTGGTCTTTGCCGTGCGGCGGGTCGAGGCCGACTATCACCACCCGGCGAAATTCGATGACGAACTGGAAGTGCGCACGAGCGTCGTCACGGTCACCGGCGCGCGGCTGGTCATGGAGCAGAAGGTTCTGCGCGGCGAGGAACTGGTCTTTTCGGCGCAGGTGACCATCGTCTGCATCAACGACACCGGCCATCCGGCGCGTCTACCGGCGAATATCCGCCTGATGCTGCACTGA
- the ruvC gene encoding crossover junction endodeoxyribonuclease RuvC, whose product MRVIGIDPGLRNLGWGVIDMEGSRLSHVANGVCHGDGGTLAERLLSLHGQLTDIVGKYAPGAAAVEQTFVNKDGAGTLKLGQARGIALLVPAQFGLAVGEYAPNTVKKTVVGVGHAGKEQVAHMVRVQLPGVELAGADAADALAIAICHAHHGGARALKEKVRA is encoded by the coding sequence ATGCGGGTCATCGGGATCGATCCGGGCCTACGCAACCTCGGGTGGGGCGTGATCGACATGGAGGGCAGCCGCCTGAGCCATGTGGCCAACGGGGTTTGCCACGGGGACGGGGGCACGCTGGCCGAACGGCTGTTGTCGCTGCACGGCCAACTTACGGATATCGTTGGGAAATACGCGCCCGGCGCGGCGGCGGTGGAACAGACCTTTGTCAACAAGGATGGGGCCGGCACGCTGAAGCTGGGTCAGGCGCGGGGCATTGCCCTGCTGGTGCCGGCGCAGTTCGGGCTGGCGGTGGGCGAATATGCCCCCAACACGGTCAAGAAGACGGTGGTGGGCGTGGGTCATGCCGGCAAGGAGCAGGTGGCGCATATGGTGAGGGTGCAGCTGCCGGGGGTCGAACTGGCCGGGGCGGACGCCGCCGACGCGCTGGCGATTGCCATCTGCCATGCGCATCACGGGGGCGCGAGAGCGCTGAAAGAGAAGGTGCGCGCATGA
- the tilS gene encoding tRNA lysidine(34) synthetase TilS has product MNRPNAHILDQFVATFGNARPHRLGIAVSGGSDSLALLVLARHWAAQGGPELYAVTVDHGLRDGSADEAAGVAALCARLGVAHRTLEWRGWGGAGNLSDAARRARYGLIADWAEAEGITDVVLGHTLNDVAETFVMRLSREAGVDGLATMTPGWRQGAVEFRRPLLQVSRAELRTLVTAEGLDWIDDPTNTDDAFERARVRKALGVLEGLGITARGLGTVARHMSEVRQALYWYVFVEARRYVTFDRGDVVIERKGFRTLPRDICRRMVQEILRWISGAEYGPRGKAVDLMLEAIRGGNGMTLHGVMMSVGADHLRFTREPQAVAQLRAAPGAAWDGRWRLDGPWPDGAEVAALGEAGLAQCEDRVRPGLPRASLMASPAVWRGGHLVAAPLAGVAEGWSATLLRDEDMFFAGILAH; this is encoded by the coding sequence GTGAACCGACCCAACGCGCATATTCTGGATCAGTTCGTGGCGACATTCGGCAATGCCCGGCCCCATCGGCTGGGCATTGCCGTGTCCGGGGGCAGCGATTCTCTGGCGCTTCTGGTGCTGGCGCGGCACTGGGCCGCGCAGGGCGGGCCGGAGCTCTATGCGGTGACGGTGGATCATGGCCTGCGCGACGGCTCGGCTGACGAGGCGGCGGGGGTCGCCGCCCTGTGCGCGCGGCTTGGCGTGGCGCACCGGACCCTGGAATGGCGCGGCTGGGGCGGGGCGGGCAACCTGTCCGACGCCGCGCGGCGCGCCCGTTACGGGCTGATCGCCGACTGGGCCGAGGCCGAGGGCATCACCGACGTGGTGCTGGGCCATACCCTGAACGACGTGGCCGAGACCTTTGTCATGCGCCTGTCGCGCGAGGCCGGTGTCGACGGGCTGGCCACGATGACGCCGGGCTGGCGGCAGGGCGCGGTCGAGTTTCGCCGGCCGCTGTTGCAGGTGTCCCGGGCCGAGTTGCGGACATTGGTCACGGCAGAGGGGCTGGACTGGATCGACGACCCGACGAATACCGATGACGCGTTCGAGCGGGCGCGGGTGCGCAAGGCGCTGGGCGTGTTGGAGGGACTGGGGATAACCGCGCGCGGTCTGGGCACCGTGGCGCGCCACATGTCCGAGGTGCGCCAGGCGCTGTACTGGTACGTGTTCGTGGAGGCGCGCAGGTATGTCACGTTCGACCGGGGCGACGTCGTGATCGAGCGCAAGGGGTTTCGCACCCTGCCGCGCGACATCTGCCGCCGCATGGTGCAGGAGATCCTGCGCTGGATCAGCGGCGCGGAATACGGCCCGCGCGGCAAGGCCGTGGACCTGATGCTGGAGGCGATCCGCGGCGGCAACGGCATGACGCTGCACGGCGTGATGATGAGCGTGGGTGCCGATCACCTGCGCTTCACCCGCGAGCCGCAGGCGGTGGCGCAGCTGCGCGCGGCGCCCGGCGCGGCGTGGGACGGACGCTGGCGGCTGGACGGGCCGTGGCCCGACGGGGCCGAGGTGGCCGCGCTGGGCGAGGCGGGGCTGGCGCAGTGCGAGGATCGGGTGCGGCCCGGCTTGCCGCGGGCGTCGCTTATGGCCAGCCCGGCGGTCTGGCGGGGCGGGCATTTGGTCGCGGCACCGCTGGCGGGGGTCGCAGAAGGCTGGTCCGCCACGCTCTTGCGGGATGAAGACATGTTCTTTGCCGGCATTCTTGCGCATTGA
- the ybgF gene encoding tol-pal system protein YbgF → MRRVILGLVVAAFGMGPVSASAQANTETLADIRQELSVLYVELQKLKRELNTTGAAGTATVGGSVLDRVNTIESELQRLTSKTEELEFRIDSVVTDGTNRVGDLEFRICELEPSCDIGSIEPGDTLGGVEPSTGGNAGGTGGTGTAPATGTTGGATTEGSTGSTTGSTTGTDTGVQMAAAEQADFDAAMAAFESGEYTAAATQFERFTTNYPGSPMEAQAGLKRGEALEKANDMTGAARAYLDTFSTAPDGPQAPQALFLLGRSLGQLGQTNEACLTLGEVAQRFPQSPAVGQATQAMQNLGCS, encoded by the coding sequence ATGCGTCGTGTGATACTGGGCCTTGTGGTGGCCGCGTTCGGGATGGGGCCGGTTTCGGCCTCGGCGCAGGCCAATACCGAAACCCTGGCGGATATCCGGCAGGAGCTGTCGGTGCTCTATGTCGAGTTGCAGAAGCTGAAGCGCGAACTGAACACCACCGGGGCCGCGGGCACCGCGACGGTGGGCGGCAGCGTGCTGGACCGGGTGAACACGATCGAATCCGAGTTGCAGCGGTTGACGTCGAAGACGGAAGAGCTGGAGTTCCGCATCGACAGCGTGGTGACCGACGGCACCAACCGGGTGGGCGACCTGGAGTTCCGGATCTGCGAGCTGGAGCCCTCCTGTGATATCGGCAGCATCGAGCCCGGCGACACGCTGGGCGGGGTGGAACCGTCGACGGGCGGCAACGCGGGCGGCACGGGCGGCACGGGCACCGCCCCGGCCACCGGCACGACCGGCGGCGCGACCACCGAAGGCTCCACGGGCAGCACCACCGGCAGCACCACGGGCACCGATACCGGCGTGCAGATGGCTGCCGCGGAGCAGGCCGATTTCGACGCCGCCATGGCGGCCTTCGAGTCCGGTGAATACACCGCCGCGGCCACGCAGTTCGAGCGTTTCACCACCAACTATCCCGGCAGCCCGATGGAAGCGCAGGCCGGGCTGAAGCGGGGCGAGGCGCTGGAGAAGGCCAATGACATGACCGGAGCGGCGCGCGCCTATCTGGATACGTTCAGCACCGCGCCCGATGGCCCGCAGGCGCCGCAGGCGCTGTTCCTGCTGGGCCGGTCGCTGGGCCAGCTTGGGCAGACCAACGAGGCCTGCCTGACATTGGGGGAGGTGGCGCAGCGCTTTCCGCAGTCGCCTGCGGTCGGACAGGCGACGCAGGCGATGCAGAACCTTGGGTGTTCGTGA
- the thpR gene encoding RNA 2',3'-cyclic phosphodiesterase — MRAFVGVPLEDAAIEALLPVQEALRQGRLVDEENLHLTLAFLDDQPEDVLAELDAALGEIRVPRWDMEFTGVEAKGGRRPALVWADVAKAQPLRQLHDKVRGAARLAGIDLPRERFRPHVTLARFGRSRPVDMGRLTAFLGTYGGFRAGPFPVERFCLYASTLTPEGPVYDVLAEYPL; from the coding sequence TTGCGGGCCTTTGTCGGTGTTCCGCTGGAGGACGCGGCCATCGAGGCGCTCTTGCCGGTGCAGGAGGCGCTGCGTCAGGGGCGGCTGGTGGACGAGGAGAACCTGCACCTGACGCTGGCCTTCCTCGACGACCAGCCGGAGGACGTGCTGGCGGAACTGGACGCGGCGCTGGGCGAGATCCGCGTGCCGCGCTGGGACATGGAGTTTACCGGGGTGGAGGCCAAGGGCGGCCGGCGGCCGGCGCTGGTCTGGGCCGATGTGGCGAAGGCGCAGCCGCTGCGGCAATTGCATGACAAGGTGCGCGGCGCGGCCCGGCTGGCGGGGATCGACCTGCCGCGCGAGCGGTTTCGCCCGCATGTCACGCTGGCCCGGTTTGGCCGCTCGCGTCCGGTGGACATGGGCCGGTTGACCGCGTTCCTTGGCACGTATGGCGGATTTCGCGCGGGGCCGTTCCCGGTGGAGCGGTTCTGCCTTTATGCCTCTACCCTGACGCCCGAGGGGCCGGTCTATGACGTGCTGGCGGAGTATCCGCTCTAG
- a CDS encoding cell envelope integrity protein TolA produces the protein MRHGAITAVIMLAGLAAPLSAWAAEDGSVRPKLPGEVAPVPEVAQAEAAARDSRAWIGDMRQQVQACWNQPKGGAVVTVAFEMNRDGTVVDDSLRSIPREMADMDSFMAARRAILRCSRTGFDLPADQYDVWRNIEMTFDPVVEGEQ, from the coding sequence ATGAGACACGGGGCGATCACAGCTGTCATCATGCTGGCGGGGCTTGCGGCCCCGCTTTCGGCATGGGCTGCAGAGGACGGTTCGGTGCGGCCAAAACTGCCGGGCGAGGTGGCCCCGGTCCCGGAAGTTGCCCAGGCCGAGGCGGCGGCCCGTGATAGTCGTGCCTGGATCGGCGATATGCGACAGCAAGTGCAGGCCTGCTGGAACCAGCCCAAGGGCGGCGCTGTTGTCACCGTAGCGTTCGAGATGAACCGGGACGGCACGGTGGTGGACGACAGCCTGCGCTCAATTCCCCGTGAGATGGCCGACATGGACTCTTTCATGGCGGCACGGCGTGCCATTCTGAGATGCAGCCGGACGGGATTTGACTTGCCAGCGGATCAATATGATGTGTGGCGCAACATCGAGATGACATTCGACCCGGTGGTCGAAGGGGAGCAGTGA
- the ruvA gene encoding Holliday junction branch migration protein RuvA, with protein sequence MIGRIAGRIDYRAADHVLIDVKGVGYLVYCSDRTLAALPGAGEHVALYTDLLVREDLLQLYGFTSLVEKEWHRLLMSVQGIGAKASLAILGTLGPDGVGRAIALGDVNAVKAAKGIGPKTAQRVVIELKDKAPEVMAMGASAPMPAPEGPADDEVIETPVAKAPPPKAPSGAAQAEALSALTNLGYGPGEAAGAVAQVAGEMPDAATADLIRAALKLLAPKG encoded by the coding sequence ATGATCGGGCGGATCGCGGGACGCATCGACTATCGCGCCGCCGATCACGTGCTGATCGACGTGAAGGGCGTTGGTTACCTTGTCTATTGCTCGGACCGGACGTTGGCGGCGCTGCCGGGGGCGGGCGAGCATGTGGCGCTTTATACCGATCTGCTGGTGCGCGAGGACCTGTTGCAGCTCTATGGCTTCACCTCGCTGGTCGAGAAGGAATGGCACCGCCTGCTGATGAGCGTGCAAGGGATCGGGGCGAAGGCGTCGCTGGCGATCCTGGGCACGCTGGGGCCGGATGGCGTGGGACGCGCGATTGCGCTGGGCGACGTGAACGCGGTGAAGGCGGCCAAGGGGATCGGCCCCAAGACGGCGCAGCGCGTGGTGATCGAGCTGAAGGACAAGGCGCCGGAGGTGATGGCGATGGGCGCGAGCGCGCCGATGCCTGCGCCGGAGGGGCCCGCCGACGACGAGGTGATCGAGACACCGGTTGCGAAGGCGCCGCCCCCGAAGGCCCCGAGTGGCGCGGCACAGGCCGAGGCACTGTCGGCGCTGACCAACCTCGGCTACGGCCCCGGCGAGGCGGCGGGCGCGGTGGCGCAGGTGGCGGGCGAGATGCCCGACGCGGCGACGGCGGACCTCATCCGCGCCGCGCTGAAGCTGCTGGCGCCGAAGGGATGA
- the tolQ gene encoding protein TolQ has product MEAETLAMAQEMDFSLWALFARATLIVKLVMLMLIVASFWAWSIIIQKTITYRKARAEAEAFDRRFWSGEPLDELFDEIGPDPAGQSERVFAAGMSEWRRSHRTDGALIAGATARIDRSMDVAIVKESEKLQSGLTILASIGSVSPFVGLFGTVWGIMNAFIEIAEQQNTNLAVVAPGIAEALLATGLGLLAAIPAVVFYNKLSADADRIVASYEAFADEFATILSRQLDS; this is encoded by the coding sequence ATGGAAGCAGAAACCCTGGCAATGGCACAGGAGATGGATTTCTCGCTGTGGGCGCTATTCGCACGCGCAACGCTGATCGTGAAACTGGTGATGCTGATGCTGATCGTGGCGTCCTTCTGGGCGTGGTCGATCATCATCCAGAAGACGATCACCTATCGCAAGGCCCGCGCCGAGGCCGAGGCGTTCGACCGCCGCTTCTGGTCGGGCGAGCCGCTGGATGAGCTTTTCGACGAGATCGGGCCCGATCCGGCGGGGCAGTCCGAGCGGGTCTTTGCCGCGGGGATGAGCGAGTGGCGCAGGTCGCATCGCACCGACGGCGCACTGATCGCGGGCGCCACGGCACGGATCGACCGCAGCATGGACGTGGCGATCGTGAAGGAAAGCGAGAAGCTGCAGAGCGGGCTGACTATTTTGGCCTCGATCGGGTCGGTGTCGCCCTTCGTGGGCCTGTTCGGCACGGTCTGGGGCATCATGAATGCCTTCATCGAGATCGCCGAACAGCAGAACACCAACCTGGCCGTCGTCGCGCCGGGGATCGCCGAGGCGCTTCTGGCCACGGGCCTGGGCCTGCTGGCGGCCATCCCGGCGGTGGTGTTCTACAACAAGCTGAGCGCGGATGCGGACCGGATCGTGGCCAGCTACGAGGCGTTTGCCGACGAGTTCGCGACCATCCTGAGCCGGCAATTGGACAGCTGA
- the tolR gene encoding protein TolR has translation MGAGVVQKSGDTGRRRRGRGRSRPMAEINVTPFVDVMLVLLIIFMVAAPLMTVGVPVQLPETAANALPGEEEEPLTVTLTAEGVVMIQTTEVQRGELVNRLRAIATERDSTRVFLRADGAVPYSDVMQVMGALNRGGFANIGLVTDTGGPTLDEQGG, from the coding sequence ATGGGTGCTGGCGTCGTCCAAAAATCAGGTGACACGGGCCGCAGGCGCAGAGGTCGCGGGCGCAGCCGTCCGATGGCGGAAATCAACGTCACGCCCTTCGTGGACGTGATGCTGGTGCTGCTGATCATCTTCATGGTGGCGGCGCCCCTGATGACCGTGGGCGTGCCGGTGCAGCTTCCCGAGACCGCGGCCAATGCCCTGCCGGGCGAGGAAGAAGAGCCGCTGACCGTGACTCTGACCGCCGAAGGCGTGGTGATGATCCAGACCACCGAGGTGCAGCGCGGCGAGTTGGTGAACCGGCTGCGCGCCATCGCCACGGAACGCGACAGCACGCGGGTGTTCCTGCGCGCGGACGGGGCGGTGCCCTATTCGGACGTGATGCAGGTGATGGGCGCGCTCAATCGCGGCGGGTTCGCCAATATCGGGCTGGTGACCGATACCGGCGGGCCGACGCTTGACGAGCAGGGCGGCTGA